The Fusarium falciforme chromosome 4, complete sequence genomic interval GAGGACAAAAAATTCAATGAGCCTCAAGCCTCGCCCCCAATTGAAATTTGGACCAAAAATTTTAGGTAGCACCGCAATCTCAGGGTGCaatccagctccagctccccCTTTGGCTTGGCGTAGCACATGTCGTTCGTTGGGGATTGAGGTGCTTCACATGGtgttgatcttcttcttcgaggTTCCAGCTGCTGGCGTCATTTGAATCCTAGACGGACAAGGGCACCTCTGACAGCAGACGCGGATTGGAAACTTGTAGCTTCCTGCCAGGCTTGCGTAGGTTTCTTGCTGGGGTTCTTCACTGTGATCGCCGCAACCTCCCTGGGTTCAGGGACCTTGGGGAGCCATAGCCTGGATGACAGCCAATCAGAGGCCCCCTTTGCCTCCATCACTCTGTTCTTGGGCGGCCTATGATAACCACCACAACCCCCATGAATTAGAGCCGTCCAGTGTGTAATTACCTACTCCTCAAACCAAACCCAccatcctccctcctcccgcGAGCCTTACGACTGAGACGTCCAGCGCCTGTTCCTCTTCTCGTATTCCCTGGCCCCATTGCCGACTTATCCATCCCTTATTTTTCAagcatcaacatcatcttTTACCGACTCGACTGCctgctcctcgtcctcgtccaaTCTGCCGATCTCGACCGTTTTCTTTGTCACCTAGGTCACAAGCCAGGCCAGGTTGAGACCCAGCAACAACACGACCCCATCCGTCCACCGACCGCCACCACCCCTCGAATCGTAACCCTGGAGTATCAATATTCCTCGATAAACCGGCTGGCCTCTGCTTCGATtcgtcctcttctctcctagACAATCTATGATAGCAACTTCTCCTTAGTGGCGACGGCTTCGATCCATTTTGTTGGAGCTTTTGGGCGACCAGACCCAGCCGACCGAGATTTGCTGCTCAACCCCGCCATCCTCAGAGCACGCCTCTCTCGCAGCCCTTTTCTCACCATCTGACCTGTGGTTTCGGCCTTCTCTCGGCCGACTCCAATTATGCTACAGATGCATGGCGGACAACCTGATCATGGTATGCCCTGCCTACCTATGGACCTAGACTCGTCCCCCACCGCAGCTGACCACGATGCTCTTCTCTTGCGCAGGCACCGAAAATCACACGGGAGACGACCATCAACGCGGACGGGAAAAGCTGGCGACGTCGCTCTCCCTGCCCAAGAACCGTAGCACCGGCAACCTGGTTTCCGCGAGCGAGTCGTCACCGAAGCAAGATCGTAGTAGAGTCCGAATGTCGCTGGATGCgtctgcggcggcggcggttgCCGCTGaccttgaagccatcaccaggtGCGTCGAGTGGAATCATGTGTCGCTCAGCCCGGGTGTGGCGGCCAAACCCAGCACGTTTTCCGCTGACCACCATGTCAACCCCAGGTCCCCCATCATGACGGATCATGAGCATGGCCTAGGCCTTTCTGGCCTCCGCCGCATAAGACAACAACGTCCTCCGTCCCGGAACCCAACACTACCGGGATCCCGAGCCTCGTCTCGAAGCCCTTCCGTAGCCACTCTGTCTCGCTCCACCTCGATGAGTGCCATGGTCTCTAGCACCGGCAACCTGCCGCTGGCCGGTGGTCCGGCATCTCCTAGCTTCTCTGAGGATCTCTCACGCTTTCCTTCCGAGTCTCTGCACTCGTTCTCTTTTGCCAATCAGTCCGAAGACTTCTTGCACAACCGGCACAATGTCTTGAAGCGGTCTATCGAGTTCATGAAGGACCATAGTCTTCCCATGAACTCGTCACAGGCGGCTCTTGCAAGTGCTCAAGCCAGGGCCAgtggtgatgttgagacTCAAAACATGCTTGACCTGCTCGCCCAAGCACAGCTGATTAGAGCTGGAAATCTTCCAAACCCTGATGAATTCTACCAACCAGCCCCATTGACGGGCCCTGCTGGAGCCTCGGAAGACAACGTTTTCGACAAGAACTTTAACCCTCGAGTATCGAGCACTGATTTGACGCAGCCTCGACAAACGTCTCCTGCGCCGATGACTCGCCGATCACGAACTGAGACGACGAGAAAGGCTAATGTTGTTGAGCCGACAGAGGTTGATCGTGTCCCAgagtcaacaacaacaattaAACCTCCAACAGGTGAGGAGGAAATTCTTGCCGCTGTCGACAAACCTGCACCTGCACCTTCACGACCCACGAACCTGAAGCGAACCATGACAGACATAATGTCTGTGTCTGTTCAAGACAAGTTGATGGACACTATGGCTCAGCCATTCTTGACCGGCCAGCCCATGTATCAAGAGCCATTGGCATCGCCGTCTTTGGGGCCGCTGCCTGGCTCCTCAACATCCAACTTTCCTACTCAACTCGGTCCCTCAGTTCATGGACACACAAACCGATGGGTTCCGGCCGCCCAAGCAATCTTTACGACGGAAGTGAAGCCTCCGTGGACAATTATTGCGGCAAACGACCTGGCTTGCTTGGTGTTTGGCGTGACGAAAGCCGAAGTGCGCAAGATGGGCATTCTGGAAGTGGTTCAGGAAGAGAGACGGGCGTGGTTGGAGCGCAAACTTCTCAAGAAAACAGAGGACGAATTCTCCGATGCCAAAGTGTCATCGGGACAATCAACGCCGGCAGCTTCGGCAGCTTCAGCACTACTCAATGGCCGATCTGGTATTACAGCTCAGCTCTTGAGCAAACCAAACTCAAGAACCCAGTCCCGGAGCTACGCCGCGAGACGCGCACAAACGGTTCACAGCGGTGACCCAAGTCCTCCAAAGACCCGTGGTGGAGGACACCATCGGAACACATTATCGAGGGGAGTACTCCTCTGTGGTGATGTTGTGCCGATCCAGAAGCGCAATGGCGCAACAGGCTCTGCTAGCCTTtgggtcaaggagaagcgagTAGGCCTCATCTGGGTCCTGGAAGAGATCCACGAAGACGTAGCCCACATCTCTCtagatgaagatggcatcgTCCAAGAGGTGACAGGATCCACGTTACCAATCTGGGGTTTCGAGTCGATTACTCCAGGGTTCGATATCGCCAGGCTTATCCCACGAATCCCCAGGCAGGGCATCGATCCCAATACTGGAGAGATTGATTTCGCCCAGGCCACACGGCGAAGATTCTTCACATGCCCTTACTCGCCCAACGTCAACATTCCTTGCACTGTCGAGCAAGTCAGGGGCAAGCTACAGCTCCGTGTCTCGACGTTCCCTCACATGGCTGGAATCGTGGTGGTCGAGCCAGAGGGTCTCAAGATTCGAAGCTCCAACTCGGTCTTTTGTGGTGCGCTTTTTGGGTTCGAAAAGGCGGATGGCAagtccatcaacaccatcatcccAGATTTCGACAAGATCCTGGACTCGTTGATAGAAGAAGACGGCCTTCAGCTGCTCGATGGTATGGTTGTTCCCGAGCACCGGTTCAGAAAGGCATCCGCGTTTCTCGCCCTTAAGGAGCATCGCCCTGATGCCGCCTCCGCTTTCCTTCATCCTGCCGGATTACGCGCAAAGCACCGCGACGGGTCAGACCTGAAGGTTGACGTTCAAATGCGCGTAGTCAAGAGTGAAAAGAAGACGCTCGTGGTCAACGAGACGGTGGTCGAAGGCAGTGATGAGGATAACGCCAACCCGAGCAGTGGCGACGAGACGTTCGAAGTGACCCGTTCAGAAATTGTGTATGCCCTGTGGATTACCTACTCCCGCCATCTCCATGGCACCCAGCCGaacctcaacaacctcgaGTCCCCTACCCGGTCCGGAGCTGCAACGCCCCTTCACCAGCCATCTCCTGGTCAGACCCCGGCCCATACTCCCCTAGAGATCACctcggacgacgaggcgCCCAGGAAGGACCTGCTTGTTGCGGCAACCTCGCTCTCTAAGCAATTAAAGGACCTCACTCTCAGTGCCGCTGCCAAGATCACCGGCCAGCAAAAGCCTGCTCCCCAAGTTGATGAACCACCCCCGCCCCCCAAGGTGGTTGAACCCCCCCATAAGAAGACCATCAACGACTACGTGATTCTCGAGGACATGGGCCAGGGTGCGTACGGCCAAGTGAAGCTAGCCCGAAATAAGCAGTCAGGTAAGAAGATTGTGCTCAAGTATGTCACCAAGCGGCGTATCCTCGTCGACACGTGGACCAGGGATCGCAAGCTGGGAACTGTGCCTCTGGAGATCCATGTCCTCGAGTACCTCCGCAGACCCGAGTTCCAGCATCCCAATATCATCGAGATGCAGGGATTCTTCGAGGACGACATAAACTACTACATCGAGATGACCCCCCACGGTCTGCCCGGCATGGACCTGTTTGACTACATTGAGCTGCGAACCAACATGGAGGAGTCCGAGTGCCGCAGCATCTTCGTGCAAGTAGCCAATGCCATACATCACCTGCACACCAAGGCTCGGGTGGTGCACCGCGATATCAAGGATGAGAACGTGATCCTCGATGGAGAAGGCAACATCAAGCTCATTGATTTCGGAAGTGCTGCATACATCAAGAGTGGTCCTTTTGATGTCTTTGTAGGAACGATTGGTGCGCAACCCCCTTGAGCCTAACATCGGCTTGATGACCTGACTAACTTGTGACTAGATTATGCTGCTCCTGAAGTTCTTGCTGGCAAGCCATATCGTGGTACAGAGCAAGACGTCTGGGCACTGGGCATCCTTCTGTATACCATCATCTACAAGGAGAATCCCTTCTACAGCATTGACGAGATCATGGATCGCGACCTGCGTATCCCCTTTACCATGAGTGAGGAGAGCATCGACCTGATCCGCGGCATGCTGAACCGCGACGTCGCGGGCCGCTTCGACATCAACCAGGTGCTGGAGCACCCCTGGTGTCAGGTTAACGCCGCCTCATGAGAGCCGTATCCTACTCTCACTCGAACGAAActacgacgatgacgacgactaCTGGTCAGCCAAATGAGTTGGCCTACGTCGACTGGCAACTTCTTTTTTGGTCATGATACCCCCTCCTCCAGCAACAAGACCAACCCCTTCTTCCATTTGTGTGTTTCGTGGGTTAGAAATGTTTCGATTGGAAAGCCGAAATGAAGatagaaaagagaaaaagaccATCTCAGCTAGGAAAGGCTGAGCACGATGATGAGTTGGTAGAGAGGGCGCTTTTCTGACAGGAATTATATTTGATTCGACGGGttactactactactactataCATGAGCCAGCACGATCAGGGGCTGACGGGTCTGGGATGGCAAATGATGGGAGTTGATTGCAGGGTttgtctcttttttcttgGAATTTCGTGGATAGAGAGCAACCAAGACAGCATGTGACGTGACACAGCGAATGTTCACTTGGGAAACGATGGTGAATAGAGATGATTGCGTGGTGGCTATCAATATAATATTCACAAAAACAAAGCTCgttcatctctctctctagCTAATGATAACTCAACTCCGGGTTTGCCCTGAAATTgcaacgacaacgacatTCGGGTACTGGGCATTCGACATGTCTGGCAAACCACTGCCTGGCGTGATCTAGATGCAACACATGCTCGCAGCGAAGGCAAAAGGTTGGGAATCGGCCTGCCATTCTGCcctcgcccttctcctcgggcTTGTCAGAGCGCGGCACGCCGACAATCTCGAGGCAGACGACGCAGCGCGGGAGGTGGCGGCCACAGTTGGGGCAGCTCACACCAGCGTTGATGCTCGTGGCGAGGAGCGGATTACGCGTCTCGAGCGACGAAGGGCCGGCAGCTCCCTGCGCCGAGGTGCCGGCTCCAAGGTGAGGCggttggtggttgttgaCAAGCGAGGTTTCGGCGTCGCAGAAGACGCAGCGGAGGGCGATCTGCCGCGAGGGAGGCTTGAGGTTGGGGACTCCATCACGCTTGGAGCGTTTGGTGGACTCGACGTCGAACTTTGTGCGATGAAAGAAGAGCTTGTGGCGCTGAAGGTGAGCTCGGTAGGCGTTGCGCCAGGCGCGGCAGCGGATGTCGTCTATATAACGGGGGGCACAGATGGACAGGACGAGGGCCGCCGTCTGGACGTCGTGGAACTTCTGTATGTAGCGTGCAAAGATATCAACCAGGGTCTCCGAGATGCCTGTAAGAACGATGCCCTCAATGTCACCATCAGCCACAGCGAGAGCGACCTGGTCGTTAAGCCATGCGGTAAGTTGATCGTCGTCAAAGTTGCGGACGGCGACATAGACTCGATCAGAGAGGGGCAAGGATTGCTGGCCGGCGATGGCTGACCAGTCCCCGGTTGCGATGAGTGACGAGATGGCGCGAAGATAGGGGTCAGTCTTGGAGGCTACggcctcgtcaaagtcgagcTGCTCCTTGGCGAGCTGGCTGTCCCCACGACCCATGAGCTGTAGGGCCAATGACACAAACAAGAGCTCTGGGTGCGCGGTGCTGGCCTTTTTAAGGATCTGAATGGCCTCTTTGTGGTCACCCGTGAACAAGGCTCGAGCAGCGGCCATGGTATGGATGGTGGTGGGATACTCAGGGTCTGCCTTGCGGTTGCGGCCCTTGGGATCGTGCTTCTCTGAGTCGCCCCAGCCGCATATCTCGAGACAGAGCTGACGATGACAAGGCCACTTGGTGGTTTTCCCGTCAAACTTGGGGAGGTGGTTCTTCTTACAAAAGGACCCAATTAGACGTTCCCAAGTTGATCGATCAGGGGGTGATGTGCCGGCTGGCAGTCTAGTTGAAGGATCACGGCCTATAATTATGTCAGATCAAGCGGTGCGGTAAGCAAAGTTGAGTGCTAACCTAGATTGTTTGTCCATATTGAGTGGACGCCCAAGTAGCTGAGATCGAGGCTCGAAAGGATCAAACCTCCATCATCGGCGGTATCTTCTGCGGCTAGAGAGAGGTCAGCATTTGATAGACTACACTACAGCCCTTCAAACCAGACTCACTTGCAATCCAATCCCAGACATACTTGACCCAGGGGTCATCTGCTACAATGTCTCTATTGGCGACGGCATCGAAAAGATACTTTTCCTTGGCACGCAAAAGCATTGTATGGTCAATGACGTTTTGTGCTTCCCTGGGTAGTCCCTCTGCCTCCGCCAGCGAAGCCAACAGCGCATCATGGATCTCACGGCATGAGCCCAGGCTATCAGATGCTAGAGACATCTCACTCATCTGGCTTTGAACGATCTTGGTGTCGCCGGCGCGTGGCTTAACACCGTTTGCTGATTTAGGAGCTTGGAACTCGTCCCTCACAAAAGCGCGCAGGGCCCTTATCTTTGGAGCAACAGTAGAGGCTTCATGGAATGCCTCGGGCAAGGGCGAAGTAGTTGCCCCGACGTTCTCTATCGAGACGGAAGATAGGGTGTTTGATTTTATTGCAGCTTCGGTGTCTGCCCGAACGTTTGCGCTCTCTGGTCCAAAGAGCGGGACATCTGACAGGGCCTCTTCCATGAGCAGAGGCCCCAGAATGTCTGGAGCCTGGGATGGTTCGAATTGCATCATGCTGTGGTAGGGAGCTCCTTCTAGTATGGGGTCAGGTTCCGCAAGCTAGATGAAGAATCGAATCGACGTACCTTCAAGGCCACGATGCGGTGCTTGCCAGGGCACAAGCTTGTAGACGTGATCTGAAGTATGGGATGGCTGCTCCAAGATCTCAAAGTTTCCATTTGCTCGTAGGACAAGAAGTCGTGGGCGCAAGACAGGAGAGCTCAAAGTCACCCAATCAAAGGCGACTATTCGATCATTCTTCCTTGATGTTTCGACATATGAAACATCCATCTCGTAAGATTTCTGGACCTGGAGGAGCTCGGGACCAGCAGAGTTGGCCGACGGTGTCTCTTTGTTGGTCTTTAACACCTTGAGCTGACCAGTACGCGACAATACGGCCAGGAGGCCTCGGTGGTCGCGACAATAACGTAGGGATCTGACAAGAGAATACTTGCCATCTGCTAAGAAGGGGTCGGAATCTGTCTCGATCACTCGATCAAGACGCAGAGCTCCTCCCCAGGGCaggtcatcttcatcaaccgCCTGTAAGTAAGAGTGAGCAGCCACAGGCCTCGTGGTTGCGCGCCGATCCCAGATCATGACACCGGGATGGTCCAGGGCGGATGATGCAAAGTAGTTTTGATCGGCATAATCAATCGTGAGGTTGTTGTTGCATTTGGTCTGAAATGTAACGACACTGCCCGGATCTGATgagaaagaatatatagattagCTGGATAAACTCAACATTGATTCTTAGAATCTTACCGCGAAGATCATGTATGCGAAGTCCTTGGGCCTTGATGCCCACCACGAGCGTCTGGGGGCTGTCCTCAAAGAACTTGATACTAGATACAGACACACTGGGTTCAAGGCGATGCTTGGGGTCTGAAATATTGGTGGCATCCGATGGAAAGCCTTGTGTGTTCTTGTCAAGCGAAGACAGGCGGCTAACATCCCAGATATGGAGACATTGGTCCATTCGAACGCGGTCAAGGCCAACAGCTAATAGGCCTGTGGTGTTGAATGCGACAGCCTGACACGTGCGAGACATCTTGAGACCCAGCTCAACGTATGCATTGGATCCATCGTCGATCCTTAACAGGTTCACAATACCGCTCCCAGTGCCGACGGCAAGAAGGCCAGGGTTGGTGGGTGACCAGTCATAAGTAGTGAGCGGAGGGAAGTCATCGTGACGGTTGAGTTTCTTGTAATCGAATCGACCTGCTCTGGCGTGTCCAACGGGCTCATAGACCTGGACAACACGGTGCTGGAGGTTGATGTGGATGAAGTTGTCGTATGAAGGGTTGGAGGACCATTTGACGAGCCCTGGTTCTGGGCGGTCCATGGCGGAGACTGATCAGCCCAGCGAGGGGGCCTTCAACGCGAGCATGTGAATTGGCAATGAAACTCTTTGTGAACGGTATCTCCAGGAGGGTAATGCCAGCGGTTGCGGCTTAAAGGCTGGATCTGAAGGTGAGGTTGAAGTGAGCTTCCCGAGTCAGGTGCTGAGTGTGTGAGTGTTTTGAGCTGAAGTTTGAGAGCAAGCCCAATGTGAAAGGGTATCCACAACAGTGAtgaaaataattattctcTTAGAGAGCGGCGATTGGGTGCCATTGACATCAAGAAATGAGACTCATGATGGTTTGCGTGGTGTAGGTGGGAGTATGGAGTATGGATGCTGGGTAAGGTACCTTCCACTCAGCTCACATGGCAGAGCGCACCTTCTCCACACTTGGGACGCAGGGCGCTAATCCGCATCTGGAAAGTACTGATAAGATACTGACCTGACGATCCCCGCCAGTCGAAAAAAAAGTTACTTTGTCCAACTCTCGCTCGCCCTTCTATCCCCATTTACACCCAGGTTATCGGCCAACGTCAGCGACAACATTCCCCCTTTGATCGCGCAAACTGCAcaccttcatcatggctccgAAGCGAGACTTTGAAGAACTTGGCTCCCCTGGGCCTGATCAAGAAGGCTTCAATGGTgcggccaagaagcgcaagcacAACACAAAGACAAAGCATAGGCCGAACGAGGGAACGTCAGGATGGGCCAAGAAGCGGGCACGCACGATCGAGCGACTCCTCAAGCGGAACCACGACCTTCCCGCCAACGTCCACAATGACCTCGAACGCGAGCTGGCCGCTCTCAAGACCACCGTCTCCGACAAGGCTTTCCAGAAGAAACGAAGCGCCATGATCTCGAAATACCACATGGTTCGCTTCTTTGGTATGTTATTTCTGGATTTATCTGGCAGGTTTAGGAACTAACGTCGAGTGCAGAACGGAAGAAGGCATCGCGATTGGCAAAGCAACTGCGCAAGAAGATTGAAGAAACAGAGGCCCCGGAAGAGCTCGAGGAATTGAAACGGGATCTCCACGTCGCCGAGGTTGACGAAGCATACACTCAACACTTTCCCCACGCCGAAACCTATATCAGTCTGTACCCCGTCGACAagcgggagaaggaggccgacgATGACAAGAACGATTACACACCACTGAAGCAGCGAGGTCTGCTGCATACGGAGCGGCCCCCAATCTGGTCCGAAGTCGAGCAGGCATTGAAGGAGGGGCCCAGTGCGCTACGAGAGTTGAGGGAGAGACGGTCACCGGGTGGTGTGGAGGAAGAAACCAAGCCTCAGCGCCGCGAGAACAAGCCCAAGGCGCAGGCAAACGTTGGCAAGCCTGTGGCAAAGACGCAACCAAAGCAGCAGACGTTCAAGGACAAGAGCACATCGAACAAC includes:
- a CDS encoding Protein kinase domain-containing protein, which gives rise to MLQMHGGQPDHGTENHTGDDHQRGREKLATSLSLPKNRSTGNLVSASESSPKQDRSRVRMSLDASAAAAVAADLEAITRCVEWNHVSLSPGVAAKPSTFSADHHVNPRSPIMTDHEHGLGLSGLRRIRQQRPPSRNPTLPGSRASSRSPSVATLSRSTSMSAMVSSTGNLPLAGGPASPSFSEDLSRFPSESLHSFSFANQSEDFLHNRHNVLKRSIEFMKDHSLPMNSSQAALASAQARASGDVETQNMLDLLAQAQLIRAGNLPNPDEFYQPAPLTGPAGASEDNVFDKNFNPRVSSTDLTQPRQTSPAPMTRRSRTETTRKANVVEPTEVDRVPESTTTIKPPTGEEEILAAVDKPAPAPSRPTNLKRTMTDIMSVSVQDKLMDTMAQPFLTGQPMYQEPLASPSLGPLPGSSTSNFPTQLGPSVHGHTNRWVPAAQAIFTTEVKPPWTIIAANDLACLVFGVTKAEVRKMGILEVVQEERRAWLERKLLKKTEDEFSDAKVSSGQSTPAASAASALLNGRSGITAQLLSKPNSRTQSRSYAARRAQTVHSGDPSPPKTRGGGHHRNTLSRGVLLCGDVVPIQKRNGATGSASLWVKEKRVGLIWVLEEIHEDVAHISLDEDGIVQEVTGSTLPIWGFESITPGFDIARLIPRIPRQGIDPNTGEIDFAQATRRRFFTCPYSPNVNIPCTVEQVRGKLQLRVSTFPHMAGIVVVEPEGLKIRSSNSVFCGALFGFEKADGKSINTIIPDFDKILDSLIEEDGLQLLDGMVVPEHRFRKASAFLALKEHRPDAASAFLHPAGLRAKHRDGSDLKVDVQMRVVKSEKKTLVVNETVVEGSDEDNANPSSGDETFEVTRSEIVYALWITYSRHLHGTQPNLNNLESPTRSGAATPLHQPSPGQTPAHTPLEITSDDEAPRKDLLVAATSLSKQLKDLTLSAAAKITGQQKPAPQVDEPPPPPKVVEPPHKKTINDYVILEDMGQGAYGQVKLARNKQSGKKIVLKYVTKRRILVDTWTRDRKLGTVPLEIHVLEYLRRPEFQHPNIIEMQGFFEDDINYYIEMTPHGLPGMDLFDYIELRTNMEESECRSIFVQVANAIHHLHTKARVVHRDIKDENVILDGEGNIKLIDFGSAAYIKSGPFDVFVGTIDYAAPEVLAGKPYRGTEQDVWALGILLYTIIYKENPFYSIDEIMDRDLRIPFTMSEESIDLIRGMLNRDVAGRFDINQVLEHPWCQVNAAS
- a CDS encoding Zinc-ribbon-16 domain-containing protein, translated to MDRPEPGLVKWSSNPSYDNFIHINLQHRVVQVYEPVGHARAGRFDYKKLNRHDDFPPLTTYDWSPTNPGLLAVGTGSGIVNLLRIDDGSNAYVELGLKMSRTCQAVAFNTTGLLAVGLDRVRMDQCLHIWDVSRLSSLDKNTQGFPSDATNISDPKHRLEPSVSVSSIKFFEDSPQTLVVGIKAQGLRIHDLRDPGSVVTFQTKCNNNLTIDYADQNYFASSALDHPGVMIWDRRATTRPVAAHSYLQAVDEDDLPWGGALRLDRVIETDSDPFLADGKYSLVRSLRYCRDHRGLLAVLSRTGQLKVLKTNKETPSANSAGPELLQVQKSYEMDVSYVETSRKNDRIVAFDWVTLSSPVLRPRLLVLRANGNFEILEQPSHTSDHVYKLVPWQAPHRGLEEGAPYHSMMQFEPSQAPDILGPLLMEEALSDVPLFGPESANVRADTEAAIKSNTLSSVSIENVGATTSPLPEAFHEASTVAPKIRALRAFVRDEFQAPKSANGVKPRAGDTKIVQSQMSEMSLASDSLGSCREIHDALLASLAEAEGLPREAQNVIDHTMLLRAKEKYLFDAVANRDIVADDPWVKYVWDWIATAEDTADDGGLILSSLDLSYLGVHSIWTNNLGRDPSTRLPAGTSPPDRSTWERLIGSFCKKNHLPKFDGKTTKWPCHRQLCLEICGWGDSEKHDPKGRNRKADPEYPTTIHTMAAARALFTGDHKEAIQILKKASTAHPELLFVSLALQLMGRGDSQLAKEQLDFDEAVASKTDPYLRAISSLIATGDWSAIAGQQSLPLSDRVYVAVRNFDDDQLTAWLNDQVALAVADGDIEGIVLTGISETLVDIFARYIQKFHDVQTAALVLSICAPRYIDDIRCRAWRNAYRAHLQRHKLFFHRTKFDVESTKRSKRDGVPNLKPPSRQIALRCVFCDAETSLVNNHQPPHLGAGTSAQGAAGPSSLETRNPLLATSINAGVSCPNCGRHLPRCVVCLEIVGVPRSDKPEEKGEGRMAGRFPTFCLRCEHVLHLDHARQWFARHVECPVPECRCRCNFRANPELSYH
- a CDS encoding RRNA-processing protein EFG1; this translates as MAPKRDFEELGSPGPDQEGFNGAAKKRKHNTKTKHRPNEGTSGWAKKRARTIERLLKRNHDLPANVHNDLERELAALKTTVSDKAFQKKRSAMISKYHMVRFFERKKASRLAKQLRKKIEETEAPEELEELKRDLHVAEVDEAYTQHFPHAETYISLYPVDKREKEADDDKNDYTPLKQRGLLHTERPPIWSEVEQALKEGPSALRELRERRSPGGVEEETKPQRRENKPKAQANVGKPVAKTQPKQQTFKDKSTSNNKDDSGATMNRRERRRLMHQNKQPVAKSDDDDDSDGGGFFEED